A single region of the Streptomyces sp. NBC_01803 genome encodes:
- a CDS encoding gamma carbonic anhydrase family protein produces MTTTLIPFDGHRLELAPGAWVAPTATAIGAVRLGRDASLWYGAVVRADAERVEIGDGSNVQDGCVLHADPGFPALVGAGVSIGHRAVVHGCVVEDDVLIGMGAVILNGAHVGRGSLIAAGAVVLAGTQVPPGSLVAGVPGKVRRELGEDETALIRLNADHYRDLARRHAGLPAAGA; encoded by the coding sequence GTGACGACGACCCTCATCCCGTTCGACGGCCACCGGCTGGAGCTGGCCCCGGGCGCCTGGGTGGCGCCCACCGCGACCGCCATCGGCGCGGTGCGCCTCGGCCGTGACGCCTCGCTCTGGTACGGCGCGGTGGTCCGCGCCGACGCCGAGCGCGTCGAGATCGGTGACGGCAGCAATGTGCAGGACGGCTGCGTCCTGCACGCCGACCCGGGCTTCCCGGCCCTCGTCGGCGCGGGCGTCTCCATCGGCCACCGGGCGGTCGTCCACGGCTGCGTGGTGGAGGACGACGTGCTGATCGGCATGGGCGCCGTGATCCTCAACGGCGCCCATGTCGGCCGGGGTTCGCTCATCGCGGCCGGGGCCGTCGTGCTGGCGGGCACCCAGGTCCCGCCGGGCTCGCTGGTGGCCGGTGTGCCGGGCAAGGTCCGCCGCGAGCTGGGCGAGGACGAGACCGCGCTGATCCGTCTCAACGCCGACCACTACCGGGACCTGGCCCGGCGCCACGCCGGGCTCCCGGCCGCCGGGGCCTGA
- a CDS encoding tetratricopeptide repeat protein produces MTEASGAGAVAVGVHHGIVSTGDGATIHHRAVHLPGEAVRPPADVQAPPGLNNLPAPGSAVFLGREEDMARLAATLDDGPAASAVLHGLGGVGKSTLALQYAHLHRDRYNPIWWIPAETPDGIVLALADLAAHLHPYADLASAASTEGAAWATTWLRSHHGWLLVFDNAETPGDLAPVIGPLGTGRHLVTSRRSTGWHHLARPQRLATLAPDTAIDLLTRVSGGGDDETWAKLAAELGHLPLALEQAAAYIQHTVITPAAYLERLRRYPARMFAAAPDGQQRTVARVWQLSLSAVATRQPLALDILRTFAWLGPDDVPRDLAYALADDPVAVDEALAALHAYSLITLAPETFAIHRLVQGVVRDGPAEATAHARRQAIVLLGAALPGDPLFNVAGWPRWRALLPHVEALVGLLDPAEDGEWTEGILLAASTFLLQEGRPERATEFAERSAAASERLRGPDHPRTLASRGVLASAYRANGDLAAATPLHVGNLADCERVLGPDHPDTLASRGHLAHLHGLTGDLTRATELHERNLAAYERTLGPDHPHTLVCRSNLASTYHVAGDPAAAIPLHERNVTEYERVFGPDHPETITARGNLAYTYQLTGDLPRAIPLYELTLTARERVLGPAHPHTTLARDLLTNAREALRDG; encoded by the coding sequence ATGACCGAGGCGTCCGGGGCCGGGGCCGTCGCCGTCGGGGTCCACCACGGCATCGTCAGCACGGGCGACGGCGCCACCATCCACCACCGCGCCGTCCACCTGCCGGGCGAGGCGGTCCGCCCGCCCGCCGACGTGCAGGCGCCACCCGGCCTCAACAACCTGCCCGCGCCCGGCAGCGCCGTCTTCCTCGGCCGCGAGGAGGACATGGCCCGCCTCGCCGCGACGCTGGACGACGGCCCCGCCGCGTCCGCGGTCCTGCACGGCCTCGGCGGTGTCGGCAAGAGCACGCTCGCGCTCCAGTACGCCCACCTGCACCGGGACCGGTACAACCCCATCTGGTGGATCCCGGCCGAGACCCCCGACGGCATCGTTCTGGCGCTCGCCGACCTTGCCGCGCACCTCCACCCGTACGCCGACCTCGCCTCGGCGGCCAGCACCGAGGGCGCGGCCTGGGCGACGACCTGGCTGCGGTCCCACCACGGCTGGCTCCTGGTCTTCGACAACGCCGAGACCCCGGGCGACCTCGCCCCGGTGATCGGTCCGCTCGGCACCGGCCGCCACCTCGTCACCAGCCGCCGCTCCACCGGCTGGCACCACCTGGCCCGCCCCCAGCGGCTGGCCACCCTCGCCCCCGACACCGCGATCGATCTGCTCACGCGCGTCAGCGGCGGCGGCGACGACGAGACCTGGGCGAAGCTGGCGGCCGAGCTCGGCCACCTCCCGCTCGCCCTCGAACAGGCCGCCGCCTACATCCAGCACACCGTCATCACCCCGGCCGCCTACCTGGAACGGCTGCGCCGTTACCCGGCCCGGATGTTCGCCGCCGCGCCCGACGGCCAGCAGCGGACCGTGGCCCGGGTCTGGCAGCTCTCCCTGAGCGCGGTCGCCACCCGGCAGCCGCTCGCCCTCGACATCCTGCGGACGTTCGCCTGGCTCGGCCCCGACGACGTCCCGCGCGACCTGGCCTACGCGCTGGCCGACGACCCGGTCGCCGTGGACGAGGCGCTGGCGGCGCTGCACGCCTACAGCCTGATCACGCTCGCCCCCGAGACGTTCGCGATCCACCGCCTGGTCCAAGGCGTCGTCCGCGACGGCCCGGCGGAGGCCACCGCGCACGCGCGGCGGCAGGCGATCGTCCTGCTGGGCGCGGCGCTGCCGGGCGACCCGCTGTTCAACGTGGCCGGCTGGCCGCGCTGGCGCGCCCTGCTGCCGCACGTCGAGGCGCTCGTCGGGCTGCTCGACCCGGCCGAGGACGGCGAGTGGACCGAGGGCATCCTGCTGGCCGCGTCGACGTTCCTTCTCCAGGAGGGCCGTCCGGAGCGGGCCACGGAGTTCGCCGAACGCTCGGCCGCCGCCTCCGAGCGCCTCCGCGGCCCGGACCACCCGCGCACCCTCGCCTCACGCGGCGTCCTGGCCAGCGCCTACCGCGCGAACGGCGACCTGGCGGCGGCGACCCCGCTGCACGTCGGGAACCTGGCCGACTGCGAACGGGTCCTGGGCCCCGACCACCCCGATACCCTCGCCTCGCGCGGCCACCTCGCCCACCTCCACGGCCTGACCGGCGATCTGACTCGCGCCACCGAGCTGCACGAGCGCAACCTCGCCGCCTACGAACGCACGCTCGGCCCCGACCATCCCCACACGCTGGTCTGCCGGAGCAACCTGGCGAGCACCTACCACGTGGCCGGCGACCCGGCCGCCGCGATCCCGCTCCACGAGCGGAACGTCACCGAGTACGAACGGGTCTTCGGCCCCGACCACCCCGAGACGATCACGGCCCGCGGCAACCTGGCCTACACCTACCAGCTGACCGGCGACCTCCCCCGGGCGATCCCCCTGTACGAACTCACCCTGACGGCCCGCGAGCGCGTCCTGGGCCCGGCCCACCCCCACACGACCCTGGCCCGCGACCTCCTGACGAACGCCCGCGAGGCCCTGCGGGACGGCTGA
- a CDS encoding RNA polymerase sigma factor SigF — protein sequence MPLPHVPDAGKIAPRDARELTKLFLSRLSVLEEGTREYQYARNTLIEINLSLVNFVAGRFRNRAEQMEDILQVGTIGLIKAIDRFDLSREVEFTSFAVPYISGEIKRFFRDTSWAVHVPRRLQELRVDMAKASDELSSRLGRLPTTKELADLLDLSLEEVVEARMACNGYTASSLDAPGGDDSGGSDTARPWAERLGSVDADLEKVENLHALKPFLRKLGERDRRILRMRFGEELTQAQIAAELGISQMHVSRLLSRVLTRLREHLLTQH from the coding sequence ATGCCCCTGCCCCATGTCCCGGACGCGGGCAAGATCGCGCCCCGGGACGCCAGGGAGCTGACGAAGCTGTTCCTGAGCCGCCTGTCGGTGCTCGAAGAGGGCACCCGCGAATACCAGTACGCGCGGAACACGCTGATCGAGATCAACCTCTCGCTCGTCAACTTCGTGGCCGGCCGCTTCCGGAATCGCGCCGAGCAGATGGAGGACATCCTCCAGGTCGGCACCATCGGCCTGATCAAGGCGATCGACCGGTTCGACCTGTCCCGCGAGGTGGAGTTCACCAGCTTCGCCGTGCCGTACATCAGCGGCGAGATCAAGCGGTTCTTCCGGGACACCAGTTGGGCCGTCCACGTTCCCCGGCGCCTTCAGGAGCTGCGCGTCGACATGGCCAAGGCCAGCGACGAGCTGTCCAGCCGCCTCGGCCGGCTGCCCACCACGAAGGAGCTGGCCGACCTCCTCGACCTGAGCCTGGAGGAGGTCGTCGAGGCGCGGATGGCGTGCAACGGCTACACCGCCAGCTCCCTCGACGCGCCCGGCGGCGACGACAGCGGCGGCTCCGACACCGCGCGGCCGTGGGCGGAGCGGCTGGGCAGCGTGGACGCGGACCTGGAGAAGGTCGAGAACCTGCACGCCCTCAAGCCGTTCCTGCGCAAGCTCGGCGAACGCGACCGGCGGATCCTGCGGATGCGGTTCGGTGAGGAGCTGACCCAGGCCCAGATCGCGGCGGAGCTGGGCATCTCCCAGATGCACGTCTCGCGGCTGCTCAGCCGCGTCCTGACCCGGCTGCGGGAACACCTGCTCACACAGCACTAG
- the msrA gene encoding peptide-methionine (S)-S-oxide reductase MsrA — MLYAFKTRLPTPEEALPGRAEPPFRVPEKHTVLGTALLGPYPEGFEVADFALGCFWGAERRFWRTPGVWTTLVGYQGGITANPTYEEVCSGMTGHTEAVRVVFDPAKVSYEDLLKIFWESHDPTQGFRQGNDVGTQYRSAIHTHSPAHHATAEASRAAYQDVLAASGYGTITTEVLPAAPRAFYPAEGYHQQYLDKNPAGYCGLGGTGLSCPVGVAKAGD, encoded by the coding sequence ATGTTGTACGCCTTCAAGACGCGCCTCCCCACCCCGGAGGAAGCCCTGCCCGGCCGCGCGGAACCGCCGTTCCGCGTCCCCGAGAAGCACACCGTCCTGGGCACCGCCCTCCTCGGCCCCTATCCCGAGGGCTTCGAGGTGGCGGACTTCGCCCTCGGCTGCTTCTGGGGCGCCGAGCGCCGTTTCTGGCGCACCCCGGGCGTGTGGACGACCCTGGTCGGCTACCAGGGCGGCATCACGGCGAACCCGACCTACGAAGAGGTCTGCTCGGGCATGACCGGCCACACCGAGGCCGTCCGCGTCGTCTTCGACCCGGCGAAGGTCTCGTACGAGGATCTGCTGAAGATCTTCTGGGAGTCCCACGACCCGACCCAGGGCTTCCGCCAGGGCAACGACGTCGGTACCCAGTACCGCTCGGCGATCCACACCCACTCCCCCGCCCACCACGCGACGGCGGAAGCCTCCCGCGCGGCCTACCAGGACGTTCTGGCGGCCTCGGGCTACGGCACGATCACCACGGAAGTCCTCCCCGCCGCCCCGCGCGCGTTCTACCCGGCGGAGGGCTACCACCAGCAGTACCTGGACAAGAACCCCGCCGGCTACTGCGGTCTCGGCGGCACCGGCCTGAGCTGCCCGGTCGGGGTGGCGAAGGCCGGGGACTGA
- a CDS encoding STAS domain-containing protein, with the protein MTDRLGARAAGEIGLRARTEWRDVLERLTRQDGDVYLELSGITFVDVAAASELAVAAQRLGAGRRIVVDRPPSSLRRALRIFWPDLTAIEVRG; encoded by the coding sequence TTGACCGACCGCCTCGGTGCCCGGGCGGCGGGCGAGATCGGCCTGCGCGCGCGGACGGAGTGGCGGGATGTCCTGGAGCGTCTGACCCGCCAGGACGGAGATGTGTACCTGGAGCTGTCCGGGATCACGTTCGTCGATGTGGCCGCGGCCTCGGAGCTCGCCGTCGCCGCGCAGCGGCTCGGCGCCGGGCGGCGTATCGTCGTGGACCGGCCGCCGTCCTCGCTGCGGCGGGCGCTGCGGATCTTCTGGCCCGACCTGACGGCGATCGAGGTGAGGGGGTGA
- a CDS encoding radical SAM protein — translation MDAPSVSHIRKVASRCSLNCTYCYVYNKADTTYEARPRIMDPKTARAALGRITAYAARHRVPEAIIALHGGEPLLVGKPWMARFLEDVRYATPDGLRLSLTVQTNGTLLAPERIELFDRHGVQIGVSLDGPAAWKVSSTSRSTACCTCWSSGPPWARGDRLFDPRPSVRSPWTGRLLPIRPFLQATFVWYGLLHFWSLALAAGAFPTARAEERRETARRGFLRTPLAELMTPCRPHLSDDVAETITTLQNRATATH, via the coding sequence GTGGACGCGCCGTCGGTCTCCCACATCCGCAAGGTCGCTTCCCGGTGCAGTCTCAACTGCACATACTGCTACGTCTACAACAAGGCAGACACGACCTATGAGGCGCGTCCGCGGATCATGGACCCAAAGACCGCCAGGGCCGCCCTCGGCCGCATCACGGCCTACGCGGCACGCCACCGGGTCCCCGAGGCGATCATCGCCCTGCACGGCGGCGAACCCCTGCTGGTCGGCAAGCCCTGGATGGCGCGTTTCCTGGAGGACGTCCGGTACGCGACCCCCGACGGGCTCCGCCTCTCGCTGACCGTCCAGACCAACGGCACCCTCCTCGCCCCGGAGCGGATCGAGCTGTTCGACCGCCACGGCGTGCAGATCGGGGTGAGCCTGGACGGCCCGGCCGCGTGGAAGGTCTCGTCCACGAGTCGATCCACGGCCTGCTGTACATGCTGGAGCTCCGGACCCCCCTGGGCGCGGGGCGACCGCCTCTTCGACCCGAGACCGTCCGTCCGCTCCCCCTGGACGGGCCGCCTCCTGCCGATCAGACCGTTCCTCCAGGCCACGTTCGTCTGGTACGGCCTGCTCCACTTCTGGTCCCTTGCCCTGGCCGCCGGCGCCTTCCCCACCGCACGCGCCGAGGAACGCCGCGAAACGGCCCGCCGCGGCTTCCTGCGCACCCCCCTGGCCGAGCTGATGACCCCCTGCCGCCCCCACCTGAGCGACGACGTCGCGGAGACCATCACGACACTCCAGAACCGGGCGACGGCCACCCACTGA
- a CDS encoding anti-sigma factor RsbA family regulatory protein codes for MSAAAEPFVHPALFYRSRREYLAGTVPFVLAGLAAGEPVAVAVPGENLSLLRAELGDDARRVELLDMTEAGRNPGRIIPRVLRAFADAHPGDGRVRIIGEPIWASRTGTEYPACAQHEALINHAFTGRSVTILCPYDVAALDPLVVADARATHPVVIEDGVELTSDAYAPERIVARYNEPLTPPAEAAAFAFDAERLSDVRHFATDRAAEHGLAGERLADLTLAVAELTTNSVVHGGGTGTLRIWTEDRQVVCEVSDAGELKDPLAGRRPPARDQIGGRGLLLVHCVADLARVHTGPAGTTVRFYLGR; via the coding sequence ATGTCGGCCGCTGCCGAGCCGTTCGTTCATCCGGCGCTGTTCTACCGGAGCCGGCGGGAGTACCTGGCGGGTACCGTGCCCTTCGTCCTGGCGGGTCTGGCCGCGGGTGAGCCGGTGGCCGTCGCCGTGCCCGGGGAGAACCTGTCGCTGCTCCGCGCGGAGCTCGGCGACGACGCCCGCCGCGTCGAGCTGCTGGACATGACCGAGGCCGGCCGGAACCCGGGACGGATCATCCCGCGCGTGCTGCGGGCCTTCGCCGACGCGCACCCCGGCGACGGGCGGGTGCGGATCATCGGCGAGCCGATCTGGGCGAGCCGCACCGGGACGGAGTACCCGGCCTGTGCCCAGCACGAGGCGCTGATCAACCACGCCTTCACCGGCAGGTCCGTCACCATCCTGTGCCCGTACGACGTGGCCGCGCTCGACCCGCTGGTCGTCGCGGACGCGCGGGCCACGCACCCCGTCGTCATCGAGGACGGGGTCGAGCTGACCAGCGACGCCTACGCGCCCGAGCGGATCGTGGCCCGCTACAACGAGCCGCTGACGCCCCCGGCGGAAGCCGCCGCCTTCGCCTTCGACGCCGAACGGCTGTCGGACGTCCGGCACTTCGCGACCGATCGGGCGGCAGAGCACGGGCTGGCCGGGGAGCGGTTGGCGGATCTGACCCTGGCCGTCGCCGAGCTGACGACCAACAGCGTGGTGCACGGCGGCGGCACGGGCACGCTGCGGATCTGGACCGAGGACCGGCAGGTGGTGTGCGAGGTCAGCGACGCGGGCGAGCTCAAGGACCCGCTGGCCGGGCGCCGCCCGCCCGCCCGGGACCAGATCGGCGGCCGGGGACTGCTGCTGGTGCACTGCGTCGCCGACCTGGCCCGCGTCCACACCGGCCCCGCCGGCACGACCGTCCGCTTCTACCTGGGCCGTTAG
- a CDS encoding cystathionine gamma-synthase: protein MSEQHSRQRFETVAIHAGQEPDAVTGAVVPPIHQVSTFKQDGVGGLRGGYEYSRSANPTRTALEENLAALEGGTRGLAFASGLAAEDCLLRTVLRPGDHMVIPDDAYGGTFRLITKVAERWGVAWSVANTSDAASVRAALRPETKLIWVETPSNPLLGITDIAIVADIARSAGARLVVDNTFASPYLQQPLALGADVVVHSTTKYLGGHSDVVGGALVTSDPGLAQELAFHQNAMGAVAGPFDSWLVLRGIKTLAVRMDRHSANAARIADTLAAHPKVTRVYYPGLTSHPGHETAAKQMRDFGGMVSFQVAGGERAAVEVCDRARLFILGESLGGVESLIEHPGRMTHASAAGSALEVPADLVRLSVGIEAVEDLLADLSQALG, encoded by the coding sequence ATGAGCGAGCAGCACAGTCGTCAGCGTTTCGAGACCGTGGCCATCCACGCCGGGCAGGAGCCCGACGCGGTGACGGGCGCGGTGGTTCCGCCGATCCACCAGGTCTCCACGTTCAAGCAGGACGGCGTGGGCGGTCTGCGCGGGGGCTACGAGTACAGCCGGTCCGCCAACCCCACCCGTACCGCCCTGGAGGAGAACCTGGCCGCGCTGGAGGGCGGCACGCGCGGGCTGGCGTTCGCCTCGGGTCTCGCCGCCGAGGACTGCCTGCTGCGCACCGTGCTCAGGCCGGGCGACCACATGGTGATCCCGGACGACGCCTACGGCGGCACCTTCCGGCTCATCACCAAGGTCGCCGAACGCTGGGGCGTGGCCTGGTCGGTGGCGAACACCTCGGACGCGGCCTCGGTGCGCGCCGCGCTGCGCCCGGAGACCAAGCTGATCTGGGTGGAGACCCCGTCCAACCCGCTGCTCGGCATCACGGACATCGCGATCGTCGCGGACATCGCCCGGTCCGCCGGGGCCCGGCTGGTGGTCGACAACACCTTCGCCAGCCCCTACCTCCAGCAGCCCCTGGCCCTGGGCGCGGACGTGGTGGTGCACTCGACCACCAAGTACCTCGGCGGCCACTCCGACGTGGTGGGCGGCGCGCTCGTCACCTCGGACCCGGGGCTGGCGCAGGAGCTGGCGTTCCACCAGAACGCGATGGGCGCGGTCGCGGGCCCGTTCGACTCCTGGCTGGTGCTGCGCGGCATCAAGACGCTCGCCGTGCGGATGGACCGGCACAGCGCGAACGCCGCCCGGATCGCGGACACGCTGGCGGCCCATCCGAAGGTGACGCGGGTGTACTACCCGGGATTGACCTCGCACCCGGGCCACGAGACCGCCGCCAAGCAGATGCGGGACTTCGGTGGGATGGTGTCGTTCCAGGTCGCGGGCGGCGAGCGCGCGGCGGTCGAGGTCTGCGACCGGGCGCGGCTGTTCATCCTGGGGGAGTCGCTCGGCGGCGTGGAGTCGCTGATCGAGCACCCGGGCCGGATGACGCACGCCTCGGCGGCCGGCTCCGCCCTGGAGGTGCCGGCCGACCTGGTGCGTCTTTCGGTCGGGATCGAGGCCGTGGAGGACCTGCTGGCCGATCTCAGCCAGGCTCTGGGCTGA
- the ilvA gene encoding threonine ammonia-lyase, which produces MPANHRPGLDDVLAAQKTLSGVARVTALEGSRYLSRLLGAPVHLKCENLQRTGSFKIRGAYTRIAGLSEGERERGVVAASAGNHAQGVALAARLLGVRATVFMPVGAPLPKVAATREYGAEVRLHGQVVDETLAAAKEYAGTTGAVLIHPFDHPDVVAGQGTLGLEILEQCPEVRTIVVGVGGGGLAAGVALAVKSLRPDVRIVGIQAAGSAAYPPSLAAGHPVALPQVATMADGMKVGRPGDVPFGIIKELVDEVRTVSEDSLSAALLLCLERAKMVVEPAGASPVAALLSEPAAFTGPVVAVLSGGNVDPVVLERSLRRGMAAAGRYLSLRLRLPDRPGVLAALLGELSLADANVLAVNHVRTDPRLGVDEVEVEVRLETLGPEHCAEVSRALRAAGYRILG; this is translated from the coding sequence ATGCCTGCGAACCACCGGCCCGGGCTGGACGACGTTCTCGCCGCCCAGAAGACGCTCAGCGGCGTAGCCCGGGTGACAGCGCTGGAGGGCAGCCGGTACCTGAGCCGGCTGCTCGGCGCCCCCGTCCACCTCAAGTGCGAGAACCTGCAGCGCACCGGCTCGTTCAAGATCCGCGGCGCCTACACCCGCATCGCGGGCCTGAGCGAGGGCGAACGGGAACGCGGCGTGGTCGCGGCCAGCGCGGGGAACCACGCGCAGGGCGTCGCCCTCGCCGCCCGGCTGCTGGGCGTGCGTGCCACCGTGTTCATGCCGGTCGGCGCCCCGCTGCCAAAGGTCGCCGCCACCCGGGAGTACGGCGCCGAGGTACGGCTGCACGGACAGGTGGTGGACGAGACGCTGGCCGCCGCCAAGGAGTACGCGGGGACCACCGGGGCCGTGCTCATCCACCCCTTCGACCACCCGGACGTGGTGGCCGGGCAGGGCACGCTCGGGCTGGAGATCCTGGAGCAGTGCCCCGAGGTGCGGACCATCGTGGTGGGCGTCGGCGGCGGCGGGCTGGCGGCGGGGGTGGCGCTGGCGGTGAAGTCGCTGCGGCCGGACGTCAGGATCGTCGGGATACAGGCGGCGGGCTCGGCGGCGTATCCGCCCTCGCTGGCCGCCGGCCACCCGGTGGCGCTGCCGCAGGTCGCGACGATGGCGGACGGGATGAAGGTCGGCCGGCCGGGGGACGTGCCGTTCGGCATCATCAAGGAGCTGGTGGACGAGGTCCGCACGGTCTCCGAGGACTCGCTCTCCGCCGCGCTGCTGCTCTGTCTGGAGCGGGCGAAGATGGTGGTCGAGCCGGCCGGGGCGAGTCCGGTCGCGGCGCTGCTGTCGGAGCCGGCGGCGTTCACCGGGCCCGTGGTCGCGGTGCTGTCCGGGGGGAACGTCGACCCGGTGGTGCTGGAGCGCAGCCTGCGGCGCGGCATGGCCGCGGCCGGGCGCTACCTGTCGCTGCGGCTGCGGCTGCCGGACCGGCCCGGGGTGCTGGCGGCGCTGCTGGGCGAACTGTCGCTGGCCGACGCCAACGTGCTCGCCGTGAACCACGTCAGGACCGATCCGCGGCTCGGGGTGGACGAGGTCGAGGTGGAGGTGCGGCTGGAAACCCTGGGCCCCGAGCACTGCGCGGAGGTGTCCCGGGCGCTGCGCGCGGCGGGCTACCGGATTCTCGGCTGA
- a CDS encoding MarR family winged helix-turn-helix transcriptional regulator — translation MTPEPTQVTTAAPESDLLDALQHEVAVFARRAEQTRLGGLGPARNSMDRAAYLLLSRLDQQGPTGVKALAAGMGIDSSTVTRQVAPLVDSGLVSRTADPEDGRAVVLQLSERGSDRLQEVRTSRRRLVSTLTTDWTEEERDSFCALLTRFNSAISRMQTNTGAIIPASLSPEPG, via the coding sequence ATGACGCCTGAACCCACCCAAGTCACCACCGCCGCCCCCGAATCCGACCTCCTCGACGCGCTCCAGCACGAGGTGGCGGTCTTCGCCCGGCGGGCGGAGCAGACCCGCCTCGGCGGCCTCGGTCCGGCCCGCAACTCGATGGACCGCGCCGCCTACCTCCTGCTCAGCAGGCTCGACCAGCAGGGCCCGACGGGTGTCAAGGCCCTCGCCGCCGGGATGGGCATCGACTCGTCGACGGTGACCCGGCAGGTCGCCCCGCTCGTCGACTCCGGCCTGGTCAGCCGCACCGCGGACCCCGAGGACGGCCGCGCGGTCGTGCTCCAGTTGTCGGAGCGGGGCAGCGACCGTCTCCAAGAGGTCCGCACCTCGCGCCGCAGGCTCGTGTCGACCCTCACCACGGACTGGACGGAGGAGGAGCGCGACAGCTTCTGCGCGCTCCTCACTCGCTTCAACTCCGCGATCTCCCGCATGCAGACGAACACGGGGGCGATCATCCCGGCGAGCCTCAGCCCAGAGCCTGGCTGA
- a CDS encoding alkaline phosphatase D family protein, with protein MDLTRRRLLSTAGAGAATLGLYAAGFTSGSAWAAPSFAADPFSLGVASGDPLPDGVVLWTRLAPDPLALDGLGGMPPESVTVEWEIARDEAFADVVQRGETSAVPELGHSVHAEVSGLEPRRDYFYRFRAGTDISPVGRTRTAPDPQEADTAAELSFAFASCQCWYEGFYTAYQHMAGEDLDFVVHLGDYLYEYGVGPTGGVRGISLDASFQRETYTLSEYRNRYALTRLDADLQAAHLAFPWVLTWDDHEVENNWAGDIAQSDSDGFPDSDADSFRARKAAAFQAYYEHLPLRLPQKPEGAEVAMYRRLRFGRLVELHVLDTRMYRDNQVCGDGTESGCDAERSDPSRTILGDTQERWLLDGAAATDASWNVLANQTLVAQVDQDPDPDVVSSGLDMWDGYTAARDRLLTGLYESGANNPVVLTGDIHRSVVADLKLDFADESSPVVATEFAGTSISSGGDGAPMDDKGYDWMAAGVNPHLRWHNSQRGYTVMRVSHEEMRADYRVLPHVTTPGAGVQTVAGFAVETGNPGAYWA; from the coding sequence ATGGATCTCACGAGACGCCGACTTCTCAGCACCGCCGGCGCCGGGGCGGCGACACTCGGACTCTACGCCGCCGGATTCACCTCCGGTTCCGCCTGGGCGGCTCCCAGTTTCGCCGCCGACCCGTTCAGTCTGGGCGTCGCCTCGGGCGATCCGCTGCCCGACGGCGTCGTTCTGTGGACGCGCCTGGCGCCCGACCCGCTGGCGCTGGACGGACTCGGCGGTATGCCGCCGGAGTCGGTCACCGTGGAGTGGGAGATCGCCCGCGACGAGGCGTTCGCCGACGTCGTGCAGCGCGGCGAGACATCCGCCGTGCCGGAGCTGGGGCACTCCGTCCACGCCGAGGTGTCGGGCCTGGAGCCGCGCCGCGACTACTTCTACCGCTTCCGGGCGGGCACCGACATCAGCCCGGTCGGGCGCACCCGCACCGCGCCCGACCCGCAAGAGGCGGACACGGCGGCGGAGCTGTCGTTCGCGTTCGCCTCCTGCCAGTGCTGGTACGAGGGCTTCTACACCGCGTACCAGCACATGGCGGGCGAGGACCTGGACTTCGTGGTCCACCTCGGCGACTACCTCTACGAGTACGGCGTCGGGCCCACCGGCGGGGTGCGCGGGATCAGCCTCGACGCCTCCTTCCAGCGCGAGACGTACACCCTGTCCGAGTACCGCAACCGGTACGCCCTCACCCGCCTCGACGCCGACCTCCAAGCCGCGCACCTGGCGTTCCCCTGGGTGCTGACTTGGGACGACCACGAGGTGGAGAACAACTGGGCCGGGGACATCGCCCAGTCGGACAGCGATGGCTTCCCCGACAGCGACGCGGACAGCTTCCGCGCCCGCAAGGCCGCGGCGTTCCAGGCGTACTACGAGCACCTGCCGCTGCGGCTGCCGCAGAAGCCCGAGGGCGCCGAGGTCGCCATGTACCGGCGGCTGCGCTTCGGCCGCCTGGTGGAGCTGCACGTCCTGGACACCCGCATGTACCGCGACAACCAGGTGTGCGGCGACGGCACCGAGTCCGGGTGCGACGCCGAGCGCTCCGACCCCTCGCGCACGATCCTCGGCGACACCCAGGAGCGCTGGCTGCTCGACGGCGCCGCCGCCACGGACGCGAGCTGGAACGTGCTGGCCAACCAGACCCTCGTCGCCCAGGTCGACCAGGACCCCGACCCGGACGTCGTCTCCTCGGGCCTGGACATGTGGGACGGCTACACGGCCGCCCGGGACCGGCTCCTGACCGGCCTGTACGAGAGCGGCGCCAACAACCCCGTGGTGCTGACCGGTGACATCCACCGCAGCGTGGTGGCCGACCTCAAGCTGGACTTCGCCGACGAGTCCTCGCCGGTCGTCGCCACCGAGTTCGCCGGCACCTCGATCAGCTCGGGCGGCGATGGCGCGCCCATGGACGACAAGGGCTACGACTGGATGGCGGCCGGCGTCAACCCGCACCTGAGATGGCACAACTCCCAGCGCGGCTACACCGTCATGCGCGTGTCCCACGAGGAGATGCGCGCGGACTACCGTGTGCTGCCCCACGTCACCACCCCCGGCGCCGGTGTCCAGACGGTCGCCGGATTCGCGGTCGAAACGGGCAACCCGGGCGCTTACTGGGCCTGA